From a region of the Kaistia sp. 32K genome:
- a CDS encoding NAD(P)-dependent oxidoreductase: MTSPIHVLMTGDDLLEPASRILDPIGARIETMSGPIDRARMIATLAARRFDAILVRANPPLDAAVLDAAPGLALISKMGAGVDSVDLAGATERNIPVMTAGDANADATAEMAIALILAIRRDVVRLDARLKAGIWDRGPYRATELRGQTLGIVGLGRIGRRVGEMARALGMRVIASGRPGAAASAQAGFAVMPLDQLLAESDIVSLHCPMDANNRGFFDRNTISRMKPGALLVNTARGGLLNEADIAEALVDGRLGGAALDTLAVEPPAAGNPLLTAPNTIITPHIAAETAATMERIALMGAENIVNWFSRREILVDRLVNRAVLSRLKDVSVI; this comes from the coding sequence ATGACATCGCCCATCCACGTCCTGATGACGGGCGATGATCTGCTGGAGCCGGCATCCCGGATCCTCGATCCGATCGGCGCGCGGATCGAGACGATGAGCGGGCCGATCGATCGGGCGCGCATGATCGCGACGCTCGCGGCCCGGCGGTTCGACGCCATCCTGGTGCGGGCCAATCCGCCGCTCGACGCCGCCGTGCTCGACGCCGCGCCGGGTCTCGCGCTGATCTCCAAGATGGGGGCAGGGGTCGACAGCGTCGACCTCGCCGGCGCGACCGAGCGCAACATCCCTGTGATGACAGCCGGCGACGCCAATGCCGATGCGACGGCGGAAATGGCGATTGCCCTGATCCTGGCGATCCGGCGCGATGTCGTGCGCCTCGATGCGCGGCTGAAGGCCGGCATCTGGGATCGCGGCCCCTACAGGGCGACCGAGCTTCGCGGCCAGACGCTGGGCATTGTCGGGCTTGGCCGCATCGGTCGGCGCGTCGGCGAGATGGCCCGTGCGCTGGGCATGCGGGTCATCGCCTCCGGCAGGCCCGGCGCTGCCGCGTCGGCTCAGGCCGGCTTTGCCGTCATGCCGTTGGACCAGCTTCTGGCCGAAAGCGACATCGTCAGCCTGCACTGCCCGATGGATGCCAACAATCGCGGCTTCTTCGATCGCAACACGATCTCCCGGATGAAGCCGGGTGCGCTCCTGGTCAATACGGCGCGCGGCGGGCTGCTGAACGAGGCCGATATTGCCGAAGCTCTCGTCGACGGGCGCCTCGGCGGCGCGGCGCTCGATACGCTGGCGGTCGAGCCGCCGGCGGCGGGCAATCCGCTGCTGACGGCGCCCAACACGATCATCACCCCGCACATCGCCGCCGAGACGGCAGCGACCATGGAGCGCATCGCGTTGATGGGGGCGGAGAATATCGTGAACTGGTTCAGCCGGCGCGAGATCCTCGTCGACCGGCTGGTCAACCGCGCGGTGCTGTCGCGGCTGAAGGATGTTTCGGTCATCTGA
- a CDS encoding type II toxin-antitoxin system HicA family toxin: protein MNDYGKPLRSILIANGCWFVRHGRGDHDIWRSPKSDLPFTVPVSIRSRHTANKILKDAGLPKAF from the coding sequence ATGAACGACTACGGCAAGCCGCTTCGATCGATCCTGATCGCAAACGGCTGCTGGTTCGTTCGACATGGACGCGGCGATCACGACATCTGGCGAAGTCCGAAGTCGGACCTGCCATTTACCGTGCCGGTATCCATCCGATCCCGCCATACCGCCAACAAGATCCTGAAGGACGCAGGCCTTCCGAAGGCGTTCTGA
- a CDS encoding DUF1902 domain-containing protein translates to MSGHLIIVKAALDPDAGVWFVEASDVPGLNAESNTLEALIEQLPGLVADLLEEADFLADRDNPTREYSIEVVAHATTRVRLSTAA, encoded by the coding sequence ATGTCCGGTCATCTCATCATCGTGAAAGCAGCGCTCGACCCGGATGCAGGTGTCTGGTTCGTCGAGGCGAGCGATGTCCCAGGCCTTAACGCCGAATCCAACACGCTCGAAGCGCTGATCGAGCAGTTGCCTGGTCTCGTCGCCGACCTCCTCGAGGAAGCGGACTTCCTCGCCGATCGCGACAACCCGACACGCGAGTATTCGATCGAAGTGGTCGCCCATGCGACCACGCGGGTGCGGCTGAGCACGGCTGCATGA
- a CDS encoding SDR family NAD(P)-dependent oxidoreductase produces MTTPALSGRIVVVTGASRGIGWNAALAVAEAGAHVIAIARTVGALEELDDAIKAKGGSATLVPLDLKDLEAIDRLGYSIYERWGKLDGLVGNAGQLGLITPVAHLDQKEWDTVMTVNVTANYRLIRSLDPLLRQSDAGRALFLTSGAAVTCRPYWGAYSASKAALEAIVRTYAAEIDSSTVRANLLDPGPLHTQMRAKARPGEDPATLQHPGVVAPDIVRMIAPGFTDNGTRFEFLSKNVTRFL; encoded by the coding sequence TTGACTACACCCGCTCTCTCCGGCCGCATCGTTGTCGTTACCGGCGCCTCGCGCGGCATCGGCTGGAACGCCGCGCTGGCGGTGGCCGAGGCCGGCGCGCATGTCATCGCGATAGCCCGCACGGTCGGCGCGCTGGAGGAGCTCGACGACGCCATCAAGGCCAAGGGCGGCTCGGCGACGCTGGTGCCGCTCGACCTGAAGGATCTCGAGGCGATCGACCGGCTCGGCTATTCGATCTACGAGCGCTGGGGCAAGCTCGACGGCCTCGTCGGCAATGCCGGCCAGCTGGGTCTGATCACTCCGGTCGCCCATCTCGACCAGAAGGAATGGGATACGGTGATGACCGTCAACGTGACGGCCAACTACCGCCTGATCCGCTCGCTCGATCCGCTGCTGCGCCAGTCAGACGCCGGCCGCGCGCTGTTCCTGACCTCGGGCGCGGCGGTGACCTGCCGGCCCTATTGGGGCGCCTATTCCGCCTCCAAGGCAGCACTCGAGGCGATCGTCCGCACCTATGCGGCGGAAATCGATTCCAGCACCGTCCGCGCCAACCTGCTCGATCCCGGCCCGCTGCACACCCAGATGCGCGCCAAGGCCCGGCCCGGCGAGGATCCCGCCACGCTGCAGCATCCCGGCGTCGTCGCGCCCGACATCGTCCGCATGATCGCCCCCGGCTTCACCGACAACGGCACGCGGTTCGAATTCCTGAGCAAGAACGTGACGCGCTTCCTGTAG
- the purF gene encoding amidophosphoribosyltransferase → MNDFSMLPMDSDDDHLREECGVFGVFGHDDAAALTALGLHALQHRGQEAAGIAAHDGRQFSIERHMGLVGDNFTRKTVIDRLPGRRAIGHNRYATTGGVGLRNVQPMFAEFAGGGFAVAHNGNLTNAMTLKRELQRRGSLFQSTSDTETIIHLIATSIHGQLLDRFIDAIRRIEGAYSLVALSEKKMMGCRDPLGVRPLVLGKLEDAHILASETCALDIIGATYVRDVEPGEVVIITDEGIESFFPFERQRSRFCMFEYVYFARPDSSVDGRGVYQVRKRIGAELARESGIDADVIVPVPDSGVPAAIGYAEAAGIPFDLGIIRNHYVGRTFIEPTDAIRHMGVKLKHNANMDVIAGKRVVLVDDSIVRGTTSMKIVQMVRDAGAAEVHMRIASPPTTDSCFYGVNTPEKSKLIASHMTVQEIADFIKADSLAFLSIDGLYRAVGEAQRDNAAPQFCDACFTGDYPTRLADFEDRGKVQPLARLAEAS, encoded by the coding sequence ATGAACGACTTTTCGATGCTGCCGATGGACTCGGACGACGACCACCTCCGAGAGGAATGCGGCGTTTTCGGCGTCTTCGGCCATGACGATGCGGCCGCGCTGACCGCGCTCGGCCTGCACGCGCTCCAGCATCGCGGCCAGGAGGCGGCTGGTATCGCCGCCCATGACGGCCGCCAGTTCTCGATCGAGCGCCATATGGGCCTCGTCGGCGACAACTTCACCCGCAAGACGGTGATCGACCGCCTGCCCGGCCGGCGCGCCATCGGCCACAACCGCTACGCCACGACCGGCGGCGTCGGCCTGCGCAACGTGCAGCCGATGTTCGCGGAATTCGCCGGCGGCGGCTTCGCCGTCGCGCATAACGGCAATCTCACCAACGCGATGACGCTGAAGCGCGAGCTGCAGCGTCGCGGCTCGCTGTTCCAGTCGACCTCGGACACCGAGACGATCATCCACCTGATCGCCACCTCGATCCACGGCCAGCTGCTCGACCGCTTCATCGACGCCATCCGCCGCATCGAGGGCGCCTATTCGCTCGTCGCGCTGTCGGAAAAGAAGATGATGGGCTGCCGCGATCCGCTCGGCGTGCGCCCGCTCGTGCTCGGCAAGCTCGAAGACGCGCATATCCTCGCCTCCGAGACCTGCGCGCTCGACATCATCGGCGCCACCTATGTGCGCGACGTCGAGCCTGGTGAAGTGGTCATCATCACCGACGAGGGCATCGAGAGCTTCTTCCCGTTCGAGCGCCAGCGTTCGCGCTTCTGCATGTTCGAATATGTCTATTTCGCCCGTCCGGATTCGTCGGTCGACGGCCGCGGCGTCTATCAGGTCCGCAAGCGCATCGGCGCCGAGCTGGCCCGCGAAAGCGGCATCGACGCCGACGTGATCGTGCCGGTGCCGGATTCCGGCGTTCCGGCGGCGATCGGCTATGCAGAGGCCGCCGGCATCCCGTTCGACCTCGGCATCATCCGCAACCACTATGTCGGGCGCACCTTCATCGAGCCGACTGACGCGATCCGCCACATGGGCGTCAAGCTCAAGCACAACGCCAACATGGACGTGATCGCCGGCAAGCGGGTCGTGCTGGTCGACGATTCGATCGTGCGCGGCACCACCTCGATGAAGATCGTGCAGATGGTGCGCGACGCGGGCGCCGCCGAGGTGCACATGCGCATCGCCAGCCCGCCGACGACCGATTCCTGCTTCTACGGCGTCAACACGCCCGAGAAATCGAAGCTGATCGCCTCGCACATGACCGTCCAGGAGATCGCCGATTTCATCAAGGCCGACAGCCTGGCCTTCCTGTCGATCGACGGCCTCTATCGCGCCGTCGGCGAAGCCCAGCGCGACAACGCCGCCCCGCAGTTCTGCGACGCCTGCTTCACCGGCGACTATCCGACCCGCCTCGCCGATTTCGAGGATCGCGGCAAGGTGCAGCCGCTGGCCCGGCTCGCCGAGGCGAGCTGA
- a CDS encoding CvpA family protein: MPVTILDGVVFVVVLISAMLAMVRGFVREVLSVASWALAAAAAFFFYKSLLPFVEPYIANKNVAVIASAAGIFFVALIIASYIAMKISDFVIDSRVGLLDRILGFCFGVARGLLLVVIAFAFLSWILSDRQPAWVADAQSAPMLKSLADKLVAALPEDIEKTIQDRLHHGGEDTASPTDTPVDEAPDAGAPAAAPQPGAAPQQPTPSYGSQERQGLDNLFDNNGEAPAEGPEQ, encoded by the coding sequence ATGCCGGTCACGATACTGGACGGTGTGGTTTTCGTCGTCGTGCTGATCTCGGCCATGCTGGCCATGGTGCGCGGCTTCGTCCGAGAAGTGCTGTCGGTCGCCTCCTGGGCGCTGGCGGCGGCGGCGGCCTTCTTCTTCTACAAGTCGCTGCTGCCCTTCGTGGAGCCCTACATCGCCAACAAGAACGTGGCGGTCATCGCGTCCGCCGCCGGCATCTTCTTCGTCGCGCTGATCATCGCGAGCTATATCGCGATGAAGATCTCCGATTTCGTCATCGACAGCCGCGTCGGCCTGCTCGACCGCATCCTCGGCTTCTGCTTCGGCGTGGCGCGCGGCCTTCTGCTGGTGGTGATCGCCTTCGCCTTCCTGTCCTGGATCCTTTCCGATCGCCAGCCGGCATGGGTTGCGGATGCGCAAAGCGCGCCTATGTTGAAGTCACTAGCCGACAAGCTCGTCGCGGCCTTGCCCGAGGACATCGAGAAGACGATACAGGATCGGCTGCACCACGGCGGCGAGGATACGGCGTCCCCCACTGATACGCCTGTCGACGAAGCGCCCGATGCCGGCGCGCCGGCGGCGGCCCCGCAGCCGGGCGCAGCGCCGCAGCAGCCGACGCCGAGCTACGGATCCCAGGAGCGCCAAGGCCTGGACAATCTGTTCGACAACAATGGCGAAGCGCCAGCCGAAGGGCCGGAGCAATAG
- the radA gene encoding DNA repair protein RadA, whose translation MARAKIQYICQNCGAASPRWQGRCEACGEWNTLVEESATGGIGGGPAKSAGGKRGRIVELQPLSGGSADAPRIPSGIAELDRVTGGGFVRGSALLVGGDPGIGKSTLLLQASAALAAQGQRVVYISGEEAVAQVRLRAERMGVANMPVALAAETSVEDILATLQAGPVPALVIIDSIQTLWTELAESAPGTVSQVRASAQAMIRYAKHSGATVVLVGHVTKDGQIAGPRVVEHMVDAVLYFEGEGGHHFRILRAVKNRFGATDEIGVFEMTGSGLREVPNPSELFLGERNAASPGAAVFAGMEGTRPVLVEIQALVSPSPLGTPRRAVVGWDSGRLAMVIAVLESHCGIKLGPNDVYLAVAGGLKIAEPAADLAVAAALVSSLSGIALPADCVYFGEISLSGAVRPVSQASQRLKEAQKLGFSRAVLPLVSIDKDASAVPGLQGIDQLAALVATIAASGTRPERRAVPDQAERRRSAVADEALDS comes from the coding sequence ATGGCTCGGGCCAAGATCCAGTACATCTGCCAGAACTGTGGCGCCGCCAGCCCGCGCTGGCAGGGTCGCTGCGAAGCCTGCGGCGAGTGGAACACGCTGGTCGAGGAAAGCGCCACGGGCGGCATCGGCGGCGGCCCCGCCAAGAGCGCCGGCGGCAAGCGCGGCCGCATCGTCGAATTGCAGCCGCTCTCCGGCGGCAGCGCCGACGCGCCGCGCATTCCCTCCGGCATCGCCGAACTCGACCGCGTGACGGGCGGCGGCTTCGTGCGTGGCTCGGCGCTGCTCGTCGGCGGCGATCCCGGCATCGGCAAGTCGACGCTGCTGCTGCAGGCCTCCGCCGCACTCGCGGCCCAGGGTCAGCGCGTCGTCTACATCTCGGGCGAGGAAGCGGTGGCGCAGGTCCGCCTGCGGGCCGAGCGCATGGGCGTCGCCAACATGCCGGTGGCGCTCGCCGCCGAAACGAGTGTCGAGGACATCCTCGCCACGCTGCAGGCCGGCCCGGTGCCGGCCCTTGTCATCATCGACTCAATCCAGACGCTGTGGACGGAGCTGGCGGAATCGGCGCCGGGCACGGTGTCGCAGGTGCGCGCCTCGGCCCAGGCGATGATCCGCTACGCCAAGCACTCCGGCGCCACCGTCGTGCTGGTCGGCCATGTCACCAAGGACGGCCAGATCGCCGGCCCGCGCGTCGTCGAGCACATGGTCGACGCCGTGCTCTATTTCGAGGGCGAAGGCGGCCATCATTTCCGCATCCTGCGCGCGGTGAAGAACCGCTTCGGCGCCACCGACGAGATCGGCGTCTTCGAGATGACCGGCAGCGGCCTGCGCGAAGTGCCCAATCCGTCGGAGCTCTTCCTCGGCGAGCGCAACGCCGCCTCGCCGGGCGCCGCCGTCTTCGCCGGCATGGAGGGCACGCGCCCCGTTCTGGTCGAGATCCAGGCGCTCGTCTCGCCCTCGCCGCTCGGCACGCCGCGCCGCGCCGTGGTCGGCTGGGATTCCGGCCGCCTCGCCATGGTGATCGCCGTGCTCGAATCGCATTGCGGCATCAAGCTCGGACCGAACGACGTCTATCTGGCGGTGGCTGGCGGGCTGAAAATTGCTGAGCCGGCGGCCGATCTCGCGGTAGCGGCGGCGCTCGTCTCCTCGCTCTCCGGCATCGCCTTGCCGGCCGATTGCGTCTATTTCGGCGAGATCAGTCTGTCGGGCGCCGTGCGGCCGGTCTCGCAGGCGTCGCAAAGGCTGAAAGAGGCGCAAAAGCTAGGTTTTTCGCGGGCCGTGCTGCCCCTCGTCTCGATCGACAAGGACGCCAGCGCCGTTCCCGGACTGCAGGGGATCGACCAGCTCGCCGCCCTGGTGGCCACCATCGCGGCCTCCGGGACACGGCCCGAGCGCCGCGCCGTGCCCGACCAGGCCGAAAGACGACGGTCAGCTGTGGCCGATGAGGCATTGGATTCGTGA
- the alr gene encoding alanine racemase produces the protein MEQSDPNPVETPITAGNRLTIDLAALARNWRTLDAQAGAAETAAAVKGNAYGIGVEPAVRALSTAGCRSFFVALPEEGVRLRSVLKDATIYVLNGLARDLASMHAANHLRPVIGSTGELEDWAAYRAAGGTGQAALHVDTGMNRLGLTFDEARELASDKARLDKLGLSLVMSHLACADTPDHPLNARQLATMQDVRSLFPGVAASLANTAGITLGRDFQFDLVRPGIGLYGGTYRIDLPPLEPVVTAEARIVQIRDVPAGETVGYGAAETVHRQSRIAILSTGYADGYHRHASSTDAAKGAETFLHGRRAPLVGRISMDLMAIDVTDIPEAERGDWVELFGSGMPLAEVASAAGTIGYELLTSLGGRYDRHYVGGV, from the coding sequence ATGGAACAATCAGATCCCAATCCCGTCGAAACGCCGATCACGGCCGGCAACCGGCTGACGATCGATCTCGCGGCGCTGGCCCGCAACTGGCGCACGCTGGATGCCCAGGCAGGCGCGGCCGAGACCGCCGCCGCCGTCAAGGGCAACGCCTATGGCATCGGCGTCGAGCCGGCCGTGCGCGCCCTCTCGACCGCCGGCTGCCGCAGCTTCTTCGTCGCGCTGCCGGAGGAAGGGGTTCGCCTCCGCTCGGTGCTGAAGGACGCCACCATCTATGTGCTGAACGGACTGGCGCGCGATCTCGCCTCGATGCATGCGGCGAACCATCTGCGGCCGGTGATCGGCTCGACGGGCGAACTGGAGGACTGGGCAGCCTATCGCGCCGCCGGCGGCACCGGCCAGGCGGCGCTGCATGTCGATACCGGCATGAACCGCCTCGGCCTTACCTTCGACGAGGCGCGGGAGCTCGCGAGCGACAAGGCGAGGCTCGACAAGCTCGGCCTTTCCCTGGTGATGAGCCATCTCGCCTGCGCCGACACGCCCGACCATCCGCTCAACGCCCGCCAGCTCGCGACGATGCAGGACGTCAGGAGCCTGTTCCCGGGCGTCGCCGCGTCGCTCGCCAACACCGCCGGCATCACGCTCGGCCGCGACTTCCAGTTCGATCTCGTCCGCCCCGGCATCGGCCTCTATGGCGGCACCTACCGGATCGACCTGCCGCCGCTCGAGCCGGTCGTGACCGCCGAGGCGCGCATCGTGCAGATCCGCGACGTGCCGGCGGGCGAGACCGTCGGCTATGGCGCGGCGGAAACGGTGCATCGCCAGAGCCGCATCGCCATCCTCTCGACCGGCTATGCCGACGGCTATCACCGCCATGCGAGCTCGACGGACGCCGCCAAGGGGGCCGAGACCTTCCTGCATGGCCGGCGCGCGCCGCTCGTCGGCCGCATCTCGATGGATTTGATGGCGATCGACGTCACCGATATCCCGGAAGCGGAGCGCGGCGACTGGGTCGAGCTGTTCGGTTCCGGCATGCCGCTCGCCGAGGTCGCCTCGGCGGCCGGGACGATCGGCTATGAACTCCTGACCAGCCTCGGCGGCCGCTATGACCGCCACTACGTTGGAGGCGTGTGA
- a CDS encoding replicative DNA helicase, which translates to MNVPARAAQPQPAEFYRQPPHNIEAEQALLGAVLVNNEAFYRVSDFLDPGHFFEPVHKQIYELIAQIIRQNKIANPVTLKNFLPADLAIGELNPAQYLARLAAEATTIINAEDYGRSIYDLALRRSLIGIGEDVVNIAFDAPIDMPPKAQIEDAERRLFALAETGRNEGGFQSFEDALKAAIDMASAAYQRDGHLSGISTGLDDLDRQMGGLQPSDLIVLAGRPAMGKTSLVTNIAFNIAKAYRGEVQPDGSTKSVNGGIVGFFSLEMSAEQLATRIVAEQSGVSSSHIRRGSLDERQFAKVVEASREMARIPLFIDQSGGISIAQLTARARRLKRQRGLDLLIIDYLQLLQGSGKGQANRVQEITEITTGLKALAKELAVPVIALSQLSRQVEAREDKRPQLADLRESGSIEQDADVVMFVYRDEYYLKGKMPKEGTEEFFKWQAEMEQVAGVAEVIIGKQRHGPTGTVPLQFEAEITRFSNLARRDHLPESFE; encoded by the coding sequence ATGAACGTTCCAGCACGAGCCGCGCAGCCGCAGCCTGCCGAGTTTTACCGGCAGCCGCCGCACAACATCGAGGCCGAGCAGGCGCTTCTGGGCGCCGTTCTCGTCAACAACGAGGCGTTCTACCGCGTCTCGGACTTTCTGGACCCCGGCCACTTCTTCGAGCCGGTGCACAAGCAGATCTACGAGCTCATCGCGCAGATCATCCGTCAGAACAAGATCGCCAATCCGGTCACGCTGAAGAATTTCCTGCCGGCGGACCTCGCCATCGGCGAGCTCAATCCGGCGCAGTATCTCGCCCGCCTCGCCGCCGAGGCGACGACCATCATCAACGCCGAGGACTATGGCCGCTCGATCTACGATCTGGCGCTCCGCCGTTCGCTGATCGGCATCGGCGAGGACGTCGTCAACATCGCCTTCGACGCGCCGATCGACATGCCGCCCAAGGCGCAGATCGAGGACGCCGAGCGCCGCCTGTTCGCGCTGGCCGAAACCGGCCGCAACGAAGGCGGCTTCCAGTCCTTCGAGGACGCGCTCAAGGCGGCGATCGACATGGCCAGCGCCGCCTACCAGCGCGACGGCCATCTCTCCGGCATCTCGACCGGCCTCGACGACCTCGACCGCCAGATGGGCGGCTTGCAACCGTCCGACTTGATCGTGCTCGCCGGCCGTCCCGCCATGGGCAAGACGTCGCTCGTCACCAACATCGCCTTCAACATCGCCAAGGCCTATCGCGGCGAAGTTCAGCCCGACGGGTCGACCAAGTCGGTCAATGGCGGCATCGTCGGCTTCTTCTCGCTCGAAATGTCGGCCGAACAGCTGGCGACGCGTATCGTCGCCGAGCAATCCGGCGTCTCGTCCTCGCATATCCGCCGCGGTTCGCTCGACGAGCGCCAGTTCGCCAAGGTCGTCGAAGCCTCGCGCGAAATGGCGCGGATTCCGCTCTTCATCGACCAATCTGGTGGTATCTCGATCGCGCAGCTGACGGCCCGCGCCCGCCGTCTGAAACGCCAGCGTGGCCTCGACCTCCTGATCATCGACTACCTCCAGCTGCTGCAGGGCTCCGGCAAGGGCCAGGCCAACCGCGTGCAGGAAATCACCGAAATCACCACCGGCCTGAAGGCGCTCGCCAAGGAACTCGCCGTCCCGGTCATCGCGCTGTCGCAGCTCTCGCGTCAGGTCGAGGCGCGCGAGGACAAGCGGCCGCAGCTGGCGGATCTGCGTGAATCGGGCTCGATCGAGCAGGACGCCGACGTGGTGATGTTCGTCTATCGCGACGAATATTACCTGAAGGGCAAGATGCCGAAGGAAGGCACCGAAGAGTTCTTCAAGTGGCAGGCGGAGATGGAGCAGGTCGCCGGCGTCGCCGAAGTGATCATCGGCAAGCAGCGCCACGGCCCGACCGGCACCGTGCCGCTGCAGTTCGAGGCGGAGATCACCCGCTTCTCCAATCTGGCCAGGCGCGACCACCTGCCCGAATCGTTCGAGTAG
- a CDS encoding cyclopropane-fatty-acyl-phospholipid synthase family protein, producing MNRLLINYLSGVLKHGSLEVIDAKGRLHSFGDGSGIPVRVRFTTAAAERAVMTNPELKLGETFMDGGFVVERGSIYDFLEVVLQNTGSGGRSWWMRALYRLRVLTRRFRQWNTPFRSRQNVAHHYDLDGRLYSLFLDSDQQYSCAYFETPDTSLEEAQLAKKRHLAAKLALAPGQRVLDIGSGWGGLGLYLATHADVDVTGVTLSEEQHKVSNARATALNMADRAKFLLQDYRGLKSQFDRIISVGMFEHVGVGHFREYFDKARQLLTEDGVMVLHAIGRFDEPGETNSWIQKYIFPGGYIPALSEVFPAIEKAGLKVTDVEILRLHYAETLKAWRERFMARRDEAVALYDEAFCRMWEFYLAASETAFRYQDMMIFQIQIVRDQNALPLTRDYIWQAEEALRIRDKAGTRPSLKLAGGG from the coding sequence ATGAACCGGTTGCTCATCAACTACTTGTCGGGCGTCCTGAAGCATGGATCGCTCGAAGTTATCGACGCCAAAGGAAGGCTTCACAGTTTCGGCGACGGCAGCGGAATTCCAGTCCGCGTCCGGTTCACCACCGCCGCCGCGGAACGGGCGGTGATGACCAACCCTGAGCTGAAACTCGGCGAGACCTTCATGGACGGGGGATTCGTCGTCGAGCGCGGCTCGATCTACGACTTCCTCGAAGTCGTATTGCAGAACACCGGCAGCGGCGGCCGGTCGTGGTGGATGCGGGCGCTCTACCGCCTCCGCGTCCTGACCCGCCGCTTCCGCCAGTGGAACACGCCGTTCCGCTCGCGCCAGAACGTCGCCCATCACTATGATCTCGACGGGCGGCTCTATTCGCTATTCCTCGACAGCGACCAGCAATATTCCTGCGCCTATTTCGAGACGCCGGATACCAGCCTCGAGGAAGCGCAGCTCGCCAAGAAGCGCCATCTCGCCGCGAAGCTCGCGCTCGCGCCGGGCCAGCGGGTGCTCGACATCGGCTCCGGCTGGGGCGGCCTCGGCCTCTACCTCGCCACCCACGCGGATGTCGACGTCACCGGCGTGACGCTCTCGGAAGAGCAGCACAAGGTCTCCAACGCGCGCGCCACCGCGCTCAACATGGCCGATCGCGCCAAGTTCCTGCTGCAGGACTATCGCGGGCTGAAGAGCCAGTTCGACCGCATCATCTCGGTCGGCATGTTCGAGCATGTCGGCGTCGGGCATTTTCGCGAATATTTCGACAAGGCGCGCCAACTTTTGACCGAGGACGGCGTCATGGTGCTGCACGCCATCGGACGCTTCGACGAACCCGGCGAGACCAACTCCTGGATCCAGAAATACATCTTCCCGGGTGGCTACATCCCTGCCCTCTCGGAAGTGTTTCCGGCCATCGAGAAGGCGGGCCTCAAGGTCACGGACGTCGAGATCCTGCGGTTGCACTATGCCGAGACGCTCAAGGCCTGGCGCGAACGCTTCATGGCCCGCCGCGATGAAGCGGTGGCGCTCTATGACGAGGCGTTCTGCCGGATGTGGGAGTTCTACCTCGCCGCTTCCGAAACCGCGTTCCGCTACCAGGACATGATGATCTTCCAGATCCAGATCGTCCGCGACCAGAACGCGCTGCCGCTGACGCGGGACTACATCTGGCAGGCGGAAGAAGCCCTCCGGATCCGCGACAAGGCCGGCACGCGGCCTTCGCTGAAGCTGGCCGGCGGCGGATAA
- the rplI gene encoding 50S ribosomal protein L9, producing MDVILLERVAKLGQMGEIVHVKDGYARNFLLPQGKALRANEANKKRFEAEKVHLEARNLERKKDADTVAEALNGQSFIVVRQAGETGQLYGSVSSRDVAELVSENGFSVGRSQVVLEVPIKTIGLHDVVIALHPEVEATVTINVARSVDEAARQSQGEDLSAVQDDFELEPLPEGEGFAGVDDEEI from the coding sequence ATGGACGTCATTCTGCTCGAACGCGTCGCCAAGCTCGGCCAGATGGGCGAGATCGTTCACGTCAAGGACGGCTACGCCCGTAACTTCCTGCTGCCGCAGGGCAAGGCGCTCCGCGCCAACGAAGCCAACAAGAAGCGCTTCGAGGCCGAGAAGGTTCACCTCGAGGCCCGCAACCTCGAGCGCAAGAAGGATGCCGACACCGTCGCCGAGGCGCTCAACGGCCAGTCCTTCATCGTCGTCCGCCAGGCCGGCGAGACCGGTCAGCTCTACGGTTCGGTCTCGAGCCGCGACGTCGCCGAGCTGGTCAGCGAGAACGGCTTCTCGGTCGGCCGCAGCCAGGTCGTGCTCGAAGTTCCGATCAAGACGATCGGCCTGCATGACGTCGTGATCGCGCTGCATCCGGAAGTCGAAGCCACCGTGACGATCAACGTCGCGCGCTCGGTTGACGAGGCTGCCCGCCAGTCGCAGGGCGAAGACCTGTCGGCCGTCCAGGACGACTTCGAGCTCGAGCCGCTGCCGGAAGGCGAAGGCTTCGCCGGCGTCGACGACGAAGAGATCTAA
- the rpsR gene encoding 30S ribosomal protein S18, with protein MAEIGTTSASSGGQRRPFFRRRKTCPFSGPNAPKIDYKDIRLLQRYISERGKIVPSRITAVSAKKQRELAQAIKRARFLGLIPYVIK; from the coding sequence ATGGCTGAGATCGGCACCACCAGCGCGTCCAGCGGCGGCCAGCGTCGCCCGTTCTTCCGTCGTCGCAAGACCTGCCCGTTCTCGGGCCCGAATGCGCCGAAGATCGACTACAAGGACATCCGTCTCCTGCAGCGCTACATCTCCGAGCGCGGCAAGATTGTTCCGTCCCGCATCACGGCTGTTTCGGCCAAGAAGCAGCGCGAGCTCGCCCAGGCGATCAAGCGCGCCCGCTTCCTCGGCCTGATCCCCTACGTGATCAAGTAA